Proteins encoded by one window of Elaeis guineensis isolate ETL-2024a chromosome 12, EG11, whole genome shotgun sequence:
- the LOC140852827 gene encoding uncharacterized protein: MVRKLPSYFQAHTMMLLIDQPIKAVLHHLDTLRWIAKWVLELVELDVQYHLKLAIKTQVLVDFILECTITNGESSKAMEVSKGGESSKIEESSTVEETDTRSAPNELWMLHADGSSNTTRAGAELIWASLEGDIARYVLCFEFLATNNETKYETLIVSLKVTGEAGAQYLKVFSDFQLTVGQIKGEYEVSRADNTRTDVLSKLAVLLSTDLENEIYFEVLKASTLEEPIVVQ; encoded by the exons ATGGTGAGGAAGCTACCATCTTATTTTCAGGCTCACACAATGATGCTGCTCAtagatcaaccgatcaaggctgTTCTCCACCACCTAGATACCTTAAGATGGATTGCAAAGTGGGTGCTAGAGCTCGTCGAGCTGGATGTGCAGTACCATCTTAAGCTTGCTATCAAGACCCAGGTGCTAGTGGATTTTATTCTTGAGTGTACCATCACGAATGGGGAAAGCTCAAAAGCTATGGAGGTCTCAAAAGGAGGTGAAAGCTCAAAAATCGAAGAAAGCTCAACAGTAGAAGAGACGGATACAAGATCTGCTCCGAACGAGCTGTGGATGTTGCATGCTGACGGTTCGTCAAATACAACAAGAGCAGGGGCTGAGCTCATTTGGGCCAGTCTTGAAGGAGATATCGCAAGGTACGTGCTATGCTTTGAGTTTCTGGCTACCAACAACGAAACAAAATATGAAACTCTGATCGTCAGTCTCAAAGTGACAGGAGAAGCAGGGGCCCAATATTTGAAGGTCTTCAGTGACTTCCAGCTGACGGTTGGGCAAATTAAGGGCGAATATGAG GTCTCCAGAGCAGACAACACCAGGACAGATGTGCTATCAAAGCTAGCAGTCTTGTTGTCCACTGATTTGGAGAACGAGATCTACTTTGAGGTGCTCAAAGCCTCGACCCTTGAGGAGCCTATCGTTGTCCAGTAA